GGCTCTGCGGGCAAGGGGCTGAAATCTGTGGAGAATGCAGTGACGGCGAATGCGGCCGCCACGCATGAGATGAGAATCTTCTTCATGGCTCTTTCTGTTACGAGGGCAGCGGACAGCAGGCCCTGGCTGGCATATTTTTTGTTTTGGCACCCCGAGTACGCGTGTGATACAAGGAGCCATTAAGAATATAATGCATTGTACGACGTTTCGTGTGAAATGGAAGGCCAATTCACGCCACATCTCGTTATAGACGCCAACTAGATTGAGAGTGCTCAGTCGACAACTTCGCGGCATGGAGGGGGTCGAAGTCCGGAATACGAGAGGCCGTGCGGGAGGAGAGTCTGTCGGGGGGCAGGGAGAGGGGTGACAACTCTGGTCGCCTGCCACCGTTCTGGCCCGGCGAGGCCGACGGTGGTGCGACTGAGGGCCGACGCGCGGACCTGCCGCACGAGCCCCACGCGGCTTATAGGACAAAATGTGTTGGTTTTGTTTGATCGGAGGGGTGTCAGTCCCAGGTTGTGATGTAGCTGGTCGAGTGGTGCAGCTCGTTCCAGACGGCTGCGGTGCCGATGCCCGGCAGGCCGATGTCCCGGGCGTGTTCGCCGCGGCTGGCCGCAGCTCGGTAGTAGGCCTGGATCTGGGTGTCGGTGGGCATGGTCCTGAGGATGTGTGCGGGACTGGCAGGGTATTCAGTGTGCATGTAGCACCACCACATGATCGCTTTGATCCGCCTGTCCAGGCTCATCCCGCGGTGATCGCGTAGCAGGGCCCGCAGTTGAGTGTTGATCCCACCCTCGATCCGGTTATTCGTCGCTGGCAGTGGCATGTGCAGGTAGGCGCCGACCGGGAAGTTGGCGGGATCGACGTAGGTGAACAAGGTCTTGGTCCGGATCAGCGTATCGAGGGCTGAGCGGGCCGTGACCAGACGCTGGTGAGTGAGTACGACCTGCCCCGTGGCGAGTCGAGTGCGCTCAGCCAGGAAGGCCTCCCATGTGGCGCGCCATTGGGTGTAAGCGGCCAGCCATGCCGCGGCCCCGGTGTTATCGCGGACGTGGAGCAGCGCTCTAGCCAGGCCGTAGAGTTCCACTCCGGCCTGAGTGCGGGGCCGGGTCGTGGTCTGGCGACGCACCTGGCTGAAAGCATGGAACGTACAGCGCTGGACCTTCGTGGTGGGCCAGTGCGCCCGGCGGGCTTTGGCAAAGCCTGATCCACCATCGGTGACCACTACCTGTGGCGGTGCGATCCGGGCCAGCAGCGCACCCCAGGCCTGGCTGTGTTCACTGCGTGCGAGGTACCAGCCCACGACATGGGTGTCGGTGGAGGCGATCAGGATCACGGCGCTGCGTCCGAGGTGGATCCCATCGACGTAGATCACCCGGTGGACCTCGTCGACCACCTCGGGGGTGGGCCACAGCTGCCAGAACCGTGCGGTGCGCCGACGGAAGGTCCGTCCCGCCCCGGGCAGGTCTCGCTGGCGCTGGCGGGAAAACAGAAAGGACAAGAACAGGGCGAAGTCTTTCGCGGAGGTGTCGATCGCCGCTACGCGACTCGTCCTGCACCCGGCACAGCGGTAGCGCTGACGTCCCGTACTGGTCTTTCCATAGCGTGTCATCGCCTGCTCGCACGGGCGGCAATAAGGAGTGTTCACCCTCCCTATCAGGCAACTTGGACCCTGCCTTTTCGGTGAGAACGCGCCGAAAAGTCGGGATCAAACCAACACGAAATGTCCTATAAGCCGGCCCCGTGAAACCAACTTCAACCCCCACTTTTCCGCGTCAAAGCAACCAAAGGTCGGGGTCAAGCCAACACGAAATGTCCACCCATCAAGTTCAGCCGCACGAACTTCAACACCGACCTAATGGCGACACAGCAACAAAAGATCGGCTTATAGGACAAAATGTGTTGGTTTTGTTTGATCGGAGGGGTGTCAGTCCCAGGTTGTGATGTAGCTGGTCGAGTGGTGCAGCTCGTTCCAGACGGCTGCGGTGCCGATGCCCGGCAGGCCGATGTCCCGGGCGTGTTCGCCGCGGCTGGCCGCAGCTCGGTAGTAGGCCTGGATCTGGGTGTCGGTGGGCATGGTCCTGAGGATGCGTGCGGGACTGGCAGGGTATTCAGTGTGCATGTAGCACCACCACATGATCGCTTTGATCCGCCTGTCCAGGCTCATCCCGCGGTGATCGCGTAGCAGGGCCCGCAGTTGAGTGTTGATCCCACCCTCGATCCGGTTATTCGTCGCTGGCAGTGGCATGTGCAGGTAGGCGTCGACCGGGAAGTTGGCGGGATCGACGTAGGTGAACAAGGTCTTGGTCCGGATCAGCGTATCGAGGGCTGAGCGGGCCGTGACCAGACGCTGGTGAGTGAGTACGACCTGCCCCGTGGCGAGTCGAGTGCGCTCAGCCAGGAAGGCCTCCCATGTGGCGCGCCATTGGGTGTAAGCGGCCAGCCATGCCGCGGCCCCGGTGTTATCGCGGACGTGGAGCAGCGCTCTAGCCAGGCCGTAGAGTTCCACTCCGGCCTGAGTGCGGGGCCGGGTCGTGGTCTGGCGACGCACCTGGCTGAAAGCATGGAACGTACAGCGCTGGACCTTCGTGGTGGGCCAGTGCGCCCGGCGGGCTTTGGCAAAGCCTGATCCACCATCGGTGACCACTACCTGTGGCGGTGCGATCCGGGCCAGCAGCGCACCCCAGGCCTGGCTGTGTTCACTGCGTGCGAGGTACCAGCCCACGACATGGGTGTCGGTGGAGGCGATCAGGATCACGGCGCTGCGTCCGAGGTGGATCCCATCGACGTAGATCACCCGGTGGACCTCGTCGACCACCTCGGGGGTGGGCCACAGCTGCCAGAACCGTGCGGTGCGCCGACGGAAGGTCCGTCCCGCCCCGGGCAGGTCTCGCTGGCGCTGGCGGGAAAACAGAAAGGACAAGAACAGGGCGAAGTCTTTCGCGGAGGTGTCGATCGCCGCTACGCGACTCGTCCTGCACCCGGCACAGCGGTAGCGCTGACGTCCCGTACTGGTCTTTCCATAGCGTGTCATCGCCTGCTCGCACGGGCGGCAATAAGGAGTGTTCACCCTCCCTATCAGGCAACTTGGACCCGGCCTTTTCGGTGAGAACGCGCCGAAAAGTCGGGATCAAACCAACACGAAATGTCCTATAAGCCGGCCCCGTGAAACCAACTTCAACCCCCACTTTTCCGCGTCAAAGCAACCAAAGGTCGGGGTCAAGCCAACACGAAATGTCCACCCATCAAGTTCAGCCGCACGAACTTCAACACCGGCCTAATGGCGGCACAGCAACAAAAGATCAGGGTCAAACCAACACGAAATGTCCTATAAGCCAAAAGATCAGGGTCAAACCAACACGAAATGTCCTATAAGCCCCACACGCTCCGTGACTCGACCCAGAAACAAAAATCCTGAGCCGGATCATCGTCTGTTGACGATGTCCCGACTCAGGACAGATGGCGGAGGATGGGGGATTCGAACCCCCGAGGGCTTGCACCCAACCCGCTTTCCAAGCGAGCGCCATAGGCCACTAGGCGAATCCTCCTCGCACGCTGCGAAGCCGCAACATGCCCACTCATCGTAACGGACAACGGTTCGGCCCGCGAAATCTCGGGCCAGTCGGTCGCCATGATTTGGCACACGGAGGACCCTAGGCTGCCCGGGTGGCCGGCTCCGCCCGTCTTTCGAGCGCTCGCCCCGTGATGTGAAGGCACGACTGTGTGCCAAGGAGTAGGTACGAGCCCCAAAGCGAAAGATGTGATCTGCGCCAACCGTGAGACGCCTGTACAAAGCAGACATCGCCCTGCCAGAATGGCAACGCACGCGAAGATTGACTTCGAAACTACCGGGAGGAGGGGTCATGGCCGACAGTCGCACTGCCGTCCCGCCGCTCCTCGACCACATTGTCGTGGCCACTTCCGACCTTGACGGCCTTGTCGCCGAATTCGAAGCAGCGACCGGCATTCGGCCCGAGAAGGGCGGCTCGCACGAGCAGCTCGGCACGAAGAACTATCTCGTGAGCCTGGGCGAGGATTACTACCTGGAGCTGCTCGGCATCGACCCCGACCTGCCAGAGCCGGAGAATCCCCGACCCTTCAATATCGACGATCTGACCGAGACGGTTGTGTCGACCTGGGTGATCCACCCGGAGGATGCGGATGCTGCGGTCGCGGCTGGCCGCGCGGCCGGCGTTGACGTCGGCGACCTCGCCCCTGCCTCTCGCCGCAGACCCGATGGCGAGCTTCTCTCCTGGCGCCTCACGCCCCCGCTTCATGGGGGCCTGAACGGCGCCATTCCTTTTGTCATCGACTGGCAGGATTCCACATCTCCTGCGGTGACGACCCAGGCGCAGGCGCGCCTGGAGTCTTTCGTGATCTGCACCGATGACCCGGATTCGCTCCGAATGTCCCTGGCTGCCCTCGGCACCCAGGCGTGTTGTCGCATGTGTCCGAACGGCGAGTGTCAGGGCTGTATGCCGTGCCTTGAACTGGCCGTGAGTGGACCTGCAGGCACCTGGACCATCTGAGTTCCAGAACCGCCGCCGCACTGCGGCACGCCTGTATCCAGAACGCTGGACAGCTCTGACTCACGGCCACGCCACTCGATTCATCCCTTTCGCGTACCTTCGCACCCCTGAGGAGATCCATTGACCACAACCATGAGAGCCGTTGTCCTTCGAGAGCACGGCACCGTCGACAGCCTCACCTATGAAGAGGACTACCCGAAGCCCCAGATCGAGCCGGGCAAGGTGATCGTCAAGGTCCGGGCCACGTCGCTCAACTACCATGACATCTTCACCGTGCGGGGCATGCCCGGCATCACCATCCCCATGCCGATCGTCCCCGGCCTCGACATCGCCGGCACCGTCGACGAGATCGGTGAGGGCGTGACCGGCTTCGAGGTCGGCGATCGAGTCGTCGTCAACCCCCTCGACTCGGGATTCAACCTCATGGGCGAGGTGCAGGACGGCGGCCTCGCCGAGTACTCCCTCGTCGAGGCGGGCCAGCTCATCCCGCTCCCCGACTCGGTGTCGTTCGCCGAGGCGGCGGCCCTGCCGGTCGCCTACGGCACGGCCCATCGCATGATCGTCGGCAAGGACGCGGTCAAGGAGGGCGACAAGGTGCTCGTCCTCGGCGCCTCGGGCGGCGTCGGCACGGCCTCCGTGCTGCTCGCCAAGCAGCTCGGCGCCACGGTGGTCGCGGCGGTCGGATCGGATGAGAAGGGACAGACCCTCCTCTCGTACGGCGCGGACGAGTACTTCAACTACCGCGAGATCGCGATCGACACGTGGACCCGCGAGAACGTCGGCAAGCCCTCCCGCAGCTCGACCGAGCCCGGCTTCGACGTCATCGTCAACAACACGGGCGGCGACACCTGGCACCCGACCCTGAAGTCGACGAAGCTCGGCGGGACGATCCTCGTGTGCGGGGCGACCGCAGGCTTCGACCCGAAGGAGGACCTGCGCTACATCTGGTCCTTCGAGCTCAAGGTCCAGGGTTCCAATGGCTTCGGGCGCGAGGACATCGAAGCGCTCGTCGCCCTCATCGATGAGCAGGACTTCCACCCCGTCATCGACTCGATCGTCTCGCTCGAGGAGGCGGCGGACGCGCTGCGCCGCCTCGAGGACCGCGGCGTGACCGGCAAGGTCATCATCGCCCCCTGGGGTGACGAATCATGACGATCGACGCAGTCCAGGCCGCGATCGACTCCGGCCCCTACAACCGTTGGCTGGGACTCACGGTCGCCGACCTGACGAAGGACAGCATCACGATCGAGGCGGAGGCGACGCCCGAGTGGACGAACGCGACGGGCAACGCCGTCGTCCACGGCGGCATCATCTCAGCCCTGCTCGACGTCGCCGCCTGCTTCTCGCTCGTCGGCTCACTCGGCGGGACCGCACCGACGATTGATCTCACGACGCACTTCCTCCGGGCGGTCACGCCCGGGAAGATCATCGTGACCGGCAGGCTCATCAAACCCGGCCGCGCCATCGCCATCGCCGAGGCCGAGCTGTCGAACGAGGGCGGCAAGACCGCCGCCATCGCCCGCGGCACCTTCGCCGCCTCAGCAGTCACACCCGTGGAGATCCCCCAATGACAGTCCACCCACCCAACGGCGCTCGACGCGGTGTCAACATCGGCGACGCCATCAGCGCCGCCGAGCCCGACGCGATCGCGATCGCTCAGACGGACGGTCAGCAGGTGACGTACGGGGAGTTCCTGGCCCGCGTCCTCGCCGTCCAGGCCGACCTCGCCGCCCGCGGGATCGTGCGCGGAGATCATGTGGCGATCATCGGTCTCAACTCGATCGACTGGCTGGCGGCGTTCTACGGGGTCATGAGGGCCGGCGCCGTCATCATCCCGGTCAGCCACAGGTTCCCCGCACCCGTCCTCGAGTACGTCCTCGACAACAGCGACCCGAGTCTCATCCTCGTCGACCGCGACGATCGGACCACCCGACCGGCGGTCCGTTTCGGCGAACTCGGCGCCGAGCCGGGACCCGGCCAGCAGCCCGCGGCGGCCGATGTCGGATGGGATGATCCGGCGCTCGTGCTCTACACGTCCGGGTCGACCGGCCGACCGAAGGGTGTCGTCCGTTCGCACGGCTCGCACGCGTGGATCCTCGACCAGGGGGAGCGGGCCTCCGACGGCGCACTGCGGACCATCCTCGTCGCCGCGCCGCTCTACCACATGAACGGGCTGGCGACGGTCCAGGCGGCGCTCCTCCACGGGGACCGCGTCGTCCTCCAGCCCGCCTTCGAGGCGCGTGGCTTCCTCCGCGCCATCGCCGAGCACCGCGTGACGAAGACGACGGGTGTGCCGCCGATGATGGCGCTCGCGCTGCGCGAGAAGGACCTGCTCGCCGAGCTCGACCTCAGCTCGGTCACCGAGCACAGCTTCGGCTCGGCGCCGCTGACGGACGACCTCATCGATGACATCGAAGCGGCCTTCCCGAACTCGGCCCTCTCGATCAGCTACGGCACGACCGAGTCTGGGCCGGTGGCCTTCGCCCCTGTCGAGGGGAGGCCGACCCCAAAGAACTCCGTCGGGGCAGCCCACCCGGCCGTCCGCATTCGCCTCCTGGACGAGATTGGCCGTGTCATTGTGAGCGATGGCGCGGACGCGAAGGGCGAGGCCTCCGAGGCGCTCGGCAGCCTCTCGGTCAGCTCGCCCGCCACCTTCTCCCACTACCTGGGCGGCCCGGCCAGCCCGGTCGATGAGGAGGGCTTCTACCCAACAGGGGACCTCTTTCTTCGCGATGCGGAGGGCTTCTACAGCTTCGCCGGGCGAGTGGACGACATGTTCGCCTCCGGCGGCGAGAACGTCCATCCCGCCGCCGTCGAGCGGGCGCTCCTCGAGCATCCCGCCGTCGAGGAGGCGGCCGTCGTGCCCGTGCCGGACGCGGTGAAGGGTGCCAAGCCCGTTGCCTTCGTTGTCACCCGCACCGACGTCACCGAGCAGGAGCTCAAGGACTGGTCGCTCGAGCGGATGGAGCCGTATGCACACCCGCGGCGGGTCTTCATGACCGATGCCCTGCCGCTCTCCGGCACGAACAAGATCGACAGGAATGCGCTCGCGGAGCGGGCGGCCGCACTCATCGGGGGTGGCGCATGATGCTCGACTATCGCAGGCGCTCCGTGCGGATCGGGCTTCCGCTCGCCACCGCACTGCTGCTCCTCGTCCTCTGGCAGCTCGCGGCGATCACCGAGGTGATCCCGACGAGGTTCGCGCCCGCACCGACGCAGATCCTCTCCCAGCTGGGGAGCATGCTCGGCTCCGCCTCCCTGTGGAGCGCGGTCGGAGCGACGCTCTACGCGTGGGGCCAGGCACTCCTCATCGCCGTCGTCCTCGGCACGGCGGCCGGGCTCCTGCTCGGCTCGTCGAGGCACCTGTCGGCGCTGTTCGGGCCCGTCATCGAGTTCCTCAAGCCGATCCCCTCGATCGCCATGATCCCGCTCGTCATCTTCACCCTCGGCACGGGTAAGAACGCCGAGGTGTTCATCGCGACCTACGCGGCGCTGTTCCAGATGCTCATGTCGGCGATCTCGGCGACGAGGACCATCGACCCAGTCGCGCGGGATACGGCTGCGGCCTATTCGCTGGGATATGGGGCGCGCCTGCGCCACCTCATCATCCCGTCGATGCTCCCCCAGCTTATGACGGGCGTGCGGATTGCCTCCAACACGGCCCTCATCTTCTGCATCACCGCGGAGCTGCTCATGGGCATGGCGGGGCTGGGAAGCTCGCTCGGCGCGGCCGATTCGGCCGGCAATCTGCCGGTCATGTACGCCTACATCCTCGTCATCGGCCTCGTCGGCTTTGGCCTCAACACTGTCTTCCTCACCATTCAGCGCCGGGCACTGTCCTGGCACGAGTCCTACCGGAATGAGGTCGCATGAGAACGACGACTGTCTCGCTCGGGCTGCTCGGCACCGCGATCGTGCTCGCCCTGTGGTGGGTGACCTCGACGAACTCGACCGAGCTCTACTACCCCGACGCGCCCGACGTGCTCGAGTCCGTGTGGACCTACTGGTTCACGGGGGAGGGCAGACCCGATCTGCTGTCGAGCCTCGCGAACCTCGCGGTCGGCCTCCTCATCGGCATCGTCGGCGGCTTCGCGCTCGGCCTCCTCATCGGCCAGGTCCCCTTCGTCCGGTACGGACTGACGCCGACACTCGAATTCGTCCGCGCCATCCCCGCCACCGCCCTTATCCCCTTCGCCATCGTCATCTTCGGTCTGGGTGACCAGATGAAGGTGACGATCATCGCCCTCGGCACGCTCTTCCCGGTCCTCCTCAACGTCATCGACGGCGTGCGTGCCATCCCCCGGGAATCGCATGACACGGCGAAGAGCTTCGGGATCACGGGATGGACGAAGCAGGCCTTCGTCGTCATGCCCGCGGCCCTGCCGCGGGCGGTCGCCGGGATCACCGTCGCCATCCCCCTCTCCCTCATCCTCGTCGTCACGAGCGAGATGAGGGGCTCGCGGGAGGGGATCGGCGCCTACCTCATCACCGCCTCGAACTCGTTCGACCAGAGCGCAGTCTGGGGCGTCATCATCCTCCTCGGCGTCCTGGGCTTCGCGCTCACGACCGCCTTCAGGTTCATCGAACACCGACTGCTCGCCTGGGATCGGGGCCTGCACGGAAGGGACACGCTATGACTGACGTCCGACTGCGGATCGACGGGATCCACAAGACCTACCCGCCCCGCGGGCGCCGCGACAGCGGCACCGAGGTGCTGCGCGACATCACCCTCGACGTCTACGACGGTGAATTCCTCACGATCGTCGGGCCCTCCGGGGCGGGAAAGACCACTCTCCTCCGGACGGTGGCCGGGCTGCTCGAGGCGACGAGCGGCCAGGTCCTCCTCGATGGGAAGCAGATCGACGGCCCGCCCCGGGAGATCGCCCTCGTCTTCCAGGACTACTCCCGCTCCCTCTACCCGTGGATGAGCGTGGCGAAGAACATCGCCCTGCCGCTCAAGGCCCACGGCGTCGATCGCGCCGAGATCGACAAGCGGGTCGAGGCGAGCCTCTACAACGTCGGCCTCGCCGGCGTGGGTGAGCGCTACCCGTGGCAGCTGTCGGGCGGCATGCAGCAGCGCGTCGCCATCGCCCGCGCCATCGCCTACCGCCCCGAGGTCATGATCCTCGACGAGCCCTTCGCCTCCGTCGATGCTCAGACCCGCAATGACCTCGAGGATCTGCTCCTGCGAGTCAAGGAGCAGATGAACTCGACCTTCGTCTTCGTCACCCACGACGTCGACGAAGCCGTCTACCTGTCCGACAGGGTCGCCATCCTGTCGAAGACGCCGAGCAGGATCGAGAAGATCATCGACATCGACCTGCCGAAGGAGCGCAGCCAGCTCGAGACCCGAGCACTGCCCGCCTTCTCGAAGCACCGCGCCGAGATCTTCGGTACGATCCGCAACCTTGTCACCCCCACCGATCAGGGCCCGCTCCCTGAGTACATCATCTGAAGAAAGACACCCATGAAGACACTTGGAAAAATCTCCGCGCTCGCCGTCGCCGGCCTGTTGGGCCTCGCGGCGTGCGGCTCCGACGCTGAGGAGACGGCTGATGGCCTGACCCCGCTCACCGTCTACCACATCACCACGGTCGACTCGACGCCGCTGTACCTCGGCGTCGAGGAGGGCTTCTTCGAGGAGGAGGGTCTGGATGTCGAGGTGAAGATCGCCGAGTCCGGCTCCGCGATCATCCCCTCCGTCGTCAACGGCGAGAGCCCGATCGGCTACGCGAACGTCGTCTCGGACCTGGCCGCCATCGACCAGGGACTCGACATCAAGTTCGTCTCGAACTGCTGCGGTGTCGCCGGCGAGGATGAGGAGACCTCCTCGCGCGTGTTCGTGCTCGAGGACTCCGAGATCCAGGGCCCCGAGGATCTGGCCGGGAAGACGATTGCCGTCAACTCGACCAAGAACCTCGGCGACGTCACCATCCCCGTTGCGCTCGAGAACCAGGGCATCGACACCTCCGGCATCGAGTACGTCCCGATGAACTTCTCGGACATGTCAGCCGCCCTCGAGCGGGGCGACGTCGACGCGATCTGGATGGTTGAGCCCTTCCAGACCATCGCCTACAACAACGGCTACCGCCCGGTGCTCGCGAACTTCGCGGCAGCGTTCCCGAACTCGACGCTCGGCTACTACATCACCTCGGGCGACTACGCCGAGGAGAACCCCGAGACGGTGGCCGCCTTCCAGCGGGCGATGAGCAGGGCGAACGAGTTCGCCTCCGAGAACCCGGACCGCCTGCGCGAGCTTGCCGTCTCGGAGATCGGCCTCGAGGAGGCGGTCGCTGAGAAGATCTCCTTCGCGACGTTCACGCCGGGCCTCGATACCGAGTCCGTCGAGGTCTACGCCAAGGCCGCCGTCGAGCTCGGCGTCATCGAGGAGGAGCCGGACTACGCCACGCTCTTCGTCGCGCCTGACGGCGAATAGTCACCGGTGCGGGGTGATCGTCAGCTGATCGACTGCTGAATCGGAGGGCGCCCGAAGCGCCATCTCAATCGCCCATGCGACCGAATCGGGGGACATGGCGGTGGAGGGATCGAAGTCACGTGATTCCTTCTCCGCCATGTCCCTCTGCATGTCGGTGTCGATGCGGCCCGGGGTCACGGTGCTCACCCGGATCGCCCGCTCCTCGGCTCGGAGCACAGCGGCCGCCTTCTCGAGGGCGGCCTTGCTTGTTGAATAGGGGAGCCACCCCGCGAAGTCGAGGTGGGCCGCCGTCGACCCGACATAGACGACGGTGCCGCGGGCCCGCCGCAGGCGGGGCAGGAGGCCGCGGGTGAGGAGGATGGGGGAGAGGACGTTGATGGCGTAGACCTCCCGGAGGAATTCATCCGTCATCTTCTCCAGGGGCGCTGCGCCCTCGATGCCGGCGCAGCTGACGAACGCGTCGAGCCCACCATCGCCCAGCAGGGCGTCGATGCTTGCCGTGATCGATGCCGCGGCCGACTCCTCAGACAGGTCGCCCGTGACGATCGAGGCTGCGGGGTGGCGCGCCCGGAGCGCGGCCGCGCTGTCCTCGCCGCGGGCGAGGAGAATGAGGTGCCACGAGTCGGCGAGACGGTCGGCGAGCGCGGCGCCGACGCCGCGGCCCGCCCCCGTGAGAAAGAGTGTCTTCATGCCTCCAGTATCCCGCACCTCCGACCGGCCTCAGGTCGGTGCCGTTTATGGCGGCCGGGACGGTTTGCGCTAGACTGGTCGCGGCTCCCCACGTGACGCCACCTCGTATACCGCCCCAGGGTCGGAAGGCAGCAAGGCAATACGGGCTCTGGCGGGTGCGTGGGGAGTCCTCTATTCCCCCGCGCACGGGACCGCCGTGCCGCCGGCAGTGACCCGTCTGGGCACCCGACCGTTCGAATAAAGGCTGGCAGGGGAACTAGACTGTGCCCGTGAGCATTGCACTGTATCGACGCTATCGGCCAGAGACCTTCGACGAGGTCGTCGGCCAGGAGCACGTGACCGTTCCGCTCATGGCCGCACTCGAAGCGGACCGCACGAATCACGCCTACCTGTTCTCGGGCCCGCGCGGCTGCGGGAAGACGACCTCCGCCCGGATCCTCGCCCGCTGCCTCAACTGCGCGGAGGGTCCGACGGCCACCCCCTGTGGCGAATGCGAATCCTGCATCGAACTCTCCCGCGGCGGGACCGGCTCCCTCGATGTGGTCGAGATGGACGCGGCCTCGCACGGCGGCGTCGACGACGCGCGTGAGCTCCGCGAACGGGCGAGCTTCGCGCCGCTGCGGGATCGCTTCAAGGTCTTCATCATCGACGAGGCCCACATGGTCTCGAACCAGGGTTTCAACGCCCTGCTCAAGCTCGTCGAGGAGCCGCCCCCGCACGTCAAGTTCATCTTCGCGACAACGGAGCCGGACAAGGTCATCGGCACCATCCGCTCCCGCACGCACCACTATCCGTTCCGTCTCGTCCCGCCCGGCACCCTCGAGGATTACCTCGCCGACCTTGCCAAGCAGGAGAACGTCGACGTCGGGGAGGGGGTGCTCCCGCTCGTCGTCCGCGCCGGCACCGGCTCCGTTCGCGACTCCCTCTCGGTGCTCGACCAGCTCATCGGCGGCGCCCCGGACAGCACCCTCGACTACCAGACGGCCGTCTCTCTCCTCGGCTACACGGACGGCGCCCTGCTCGATGCGGCGGTCGATGCGATCGCCGACGTCAACGGCGAGGCGCTCTTCGGCGCCGTGGCCGATGTCGTCGAATCCGGGCACGACCCGCGCCGCTTTGTCGAGGATCTCCTCGATCGGCTCCGCGACCTCGTCGTCATTGCCCTCGCGGGCGACGCCGCGAGGGACGTTCTGTCGACCATCCCCGAGGACCAGCTGGGTCGGATGAGGGAGCAGGCGGAGCGTCTCGGCGCCGCCCGCGCCACCTCGTGCGCCGACCTTACGAACAGTGCGCTGTCCGACATGGTCGGCGCGACCTCGCCGCGGCTTCAGCTCGAGCTTCTCTGCGCCAGGCTCCTCCTCGCCGCAGGCAGCGCCGCGGCACCCGCCGCAGCAGGCGGCCAGGCGCCGGCCGGCGGCGACATCGCCGACATCCGTGCAGCGGCCCGCAGCTTCGGCAGGAAGCCGGAGAAGCAGGAGAGCAGGCAGCCGTCGCGGCCGCCGGCCCCGCCGGTGAAGGTTCCCTCGGCGCAGGATGCTCCCGCTCCGACGCCCACCGAGCAGCCGCAGGCGCCGGAGCGCCTCGTCCCGCCCCCGGTCGAGACTCCCGCCCAGAAGCCGGTCGAACAGGCGCGTCCGCAGGACCCGGTTCCCGCCGCCGTGCAGCCCGGCCATGACCATGCCACCGGCGCGGACGACCGCCAGCCCGACGAGACGTCGGGACGGGGGGACGCACAATCGACCGCGACGTCGCGGGCCGACCAGACATCGTCTGCCGCCCCGACATCATCTGCCACCCCGACGCCACCGGCCGAGCCGACGCAGTCGGACGATGAGAAGCTCGCCGTGCTGCGGGGACTGTGGCG
This is a stretch of genomic DNA from Flaviflexus salsibiostraticola. It encodes these proteins:
- a CDS encoding ABC transporter permease codes for the protein MMLDYRRRSVRIGLPLATALLLLVLWQLAAITEVIPTRFAPAPTQILSQLGSMLGSASLWSAVGATLYAWGQALLIAVVLGTAAGLLLGSSRHLSALFGPVIEFLKPIPSIAMIPLVIFTLGTGKNAEVFIATYAALFQMLMSAISATRTIDPVARDTAAAYSLGYGARLRHLIIPSMLPQLMTGVRIASNTALIFCITAELLMGMAGLGSSLGAADSAGNLPVMYAYILVIGLVGFGLNTVFLTIQRRALSWHESYRNEVA
- a CDS encoding ABC transporter permease, producing MRTTTVSLGLLGTAIVLALWWVTSTNSTELYYPDAPDVLESVWTYWFTGEGRPDLLSSLANLAVGLLIGIVGGFALGLLIGQVPFVRYGLTPTLEFVRAIPATALIPFAIVIFGLGDQMKVTIIALGTLFPVLLNVIDGVRAIPRESHDTAKSFGITGWTKQAFVVMPAALPRAVAGITVAIPLSLILVVTSEMRGSREGIGAYLITASNSFDQSAVWGVIILLGVLGFALTTAFRFIEHRLLAWDRGLHGRDTL
- a CDS encoding ABC transporter ATP-binding protein; translation: MTDVRLRIDGIHKTYPPRGRRDSGTEVLRDITLDVYDGEFLTIVGPSGAGKTTLLRTVAGLLEATSGQVLLDGKQIDGPPREIALVFQDYSRSLYPWMSVAKNIALPLKAHGVDRAEIDKRVEASLYNVGLAGVGERYPWQLSGGMQQRVAIARAIAYRPEVMILDEPFASVDAQTRNDLEDLLLRVKEQMNSTFVFVTHDVDEAVYLSDRVAILSKTPSRIEKIIDIDLPKERSQLETRALPAFSKHRAEIFGTIRNLVTPTDQGPLPEYII
- a CDS encoding ABC transporter substrate-binding protein, whose product is MKTLGKISALAVAGLLGLAACGSDAEETADGLTPLTVYHITTVDSTPLYLGVEEGFFEEEGLDVEVKIAESGSAIIPSVVNGESPIGYANVVSDLAAIDQGLDIKFVSNCCGVAGEDEETSSRVFVLEDSEIQGPEDLAGKTIAVNSTKNLGDVTIPVALENQGIDTSGIEYVPMNFSDMSAALERGDVDAIWMVEPFQTIAYNNGYRPVLANFAAAFPNSTLGYYITSGDYAEENPETVAAFQRAMSRANEFASENPDRLRELAVSEIGLEEAVAEKISFATFTPGLDTESVEVYAKAAVELGVIEEEPDYATLFVAPDGE
- a CDS encoding SDR family NAD(P)-dependent oxidoreductase; protein product: MKTLFLTGAGRGVGAALADRLADSWHLILLARGEDSAAALRARHPAASIVTGDLSEESAAASITASIDALLGDGGLDAFVSCAGIEGAAPLEKMTDEFLREVYAINVLSPILLTRGLLPRLRRARGTVVYVGSTAAHLDFAGWLPYSTSKAALEKAAAVLRAEERAIRVSTVTPGRIDTDMQRDMAEKESRDFDPSTAMSPDSVAWAIEMALRAPSDSAVDQLTITPHR
- a CDS encoding DNA polymerase III subunit gamma and tau yields the protein MSIALYRRYRPETFDEVVGQEHVTVPLMAALEADRTNHAYLFSGPRGCGKTTSARILARCLNCAEGPTATPCGECESCIELSRGGTGSLDVVEMDAASHGGVDDARELRERASFAPLRDRFKVFIIDEAHMVSNQGFNALLKLVEEPPPHVKFIFATTEPDKVIGTIRSRTHHYPFRLVPPGTLEDYLADLAKQENVDVGEGVLPLVVRAGTGSVRDSLSVLDQLIGGAPDSTLDYQTAVSLLGYTDGALLDAAVDAIADVNGEALFGAVADVVESGHDPRRFVEDLLDRLRDLVVIALAGDAARDVLSTIPEDQLGRMREQAERLGAARATSCADLTNSALSDMVGATSPRLQLELLCARLLLAAGSAAAPAAAGGQAPAGGDIADIRAAARSFGRKPEKQESRQPSRPPAPPVKVPSAQDAPAPTPTEQPQAPERLVPPPVETPAQKPVEQARPQDPVPAAVQPGHDHATGADDRQPDETSGRGDAQSTATSRADQTSSAAPTSSATPTPPAEPTQSDDEKLAVLRGLWRDAMADPRVPRGTSDFIRHREGRVSVADGVLCFDFPTQDSADAFTAEKRASGLEVVFSEMLGRPLTVRVGGPARPTMREAADDAEGDSRQEVVSPGASTPERALGSPASAATAERATPRGSLSAVPDPSPLSAQSPGGPRPPATGAAATGAAAAIARASAHSGASAPSPAESRRGSAGPTRAESRQSHPSSHYPEPVPPDEDEYGESLHDMGQGGPAGLPSGLPSDLPDIVMEDFPAPPPAAMPSFPAPPPREAPSMARPGAAPSGTRTFARLAEHRGTPEAVEEVIDVETEHELVSRDDPLALDAHGIGLSVVLEVLGGSVIEEAEEES